In Candidatus Bathyarchaeia archaeon, one genomic interval encodes:
- a CDS encoding Lrp/AsnC ligand binding domain-containing protein: protein MKAYILVNSEPGMIWKVAETALKVEGVKEAYAVTGQFDDIIQVEFEKMENLGEIIGKVQSIRGVLRTQTLIVIPPPIRE, encoded by the coding sequence ATGAAAGCGTATATTCTTGTAAACTCTGAGCCCGGCATGATATGGAAGGTTGCTGAGACGGCACTAAAGGTTGAAGGTGTTAAGGAAGCCTATGCTGTAACTGGGCAATTCGATGATATAATCCAGGTAGAATTTGAAAAAATGGAGAATCTCGGGGAGATCATTGGGAAGGTCCAAAGTATAAGAGGTGTTCTTAGAACGCAGACCCTAATAGTGATACCACCGCCAATTAGAGAGTGA
- a CDS encoding methionine adenosyltransferase has translation MGIENIAVIFSKNIPLEEQEIEIVERKGLGHPDTICDAIMNEVSVNLCKEYLNRVGAILHHNIDKSLLVAGEVEVKFGGGVVKKPMKLIFGDRATFEAGNIKIPVSEIAIQTAKDWFKRNLRFVDPDRHVIYQVEIQPGSQALTDIFRRGGKVLEANDTSAAVGWAPLTKTEKTVLELEKYLNSENFKRRFPETGEDVKVMAFRRNRELKLTVSMAFVDRFISDEKHYFERKEEVLGDMEEFVNRRNYGFDRIHIELNTLDTAGRGVNGVYLTVLGTSADGADSGQVGRGNRVNGLISLNRPQCSEAAAGKNPVSHVGKIYNLLTHSLAEKIYNEINDVEEVYVWMLSKIGQPVDQPVITAVQLMTKSESYFNAIRKRVEEIVRYELENIDRFIEDLIYGRIPVC, from the coding sequence ATGGGGATTGAAAACATAGCTGTCATATTTTCAAAAAACATCCCATTAGAGGAGCAAGAGATTGAAATAGTGGAGAGAAAGGGGTTAGGCCATCCTGACACTATATGCGACGCGATAATGAATGAGGTTTCCGTAAATCTTTGTAAGGAGTATCTTAACAGAGTTGGGGCGATACTGCATCACAATATTGATAAGTCCCTCCTAGTAGCTGGCGAGGTTGAAGTGAAATTTGGCGGCGGAGTCGTTAAGAAACCAATGAAACTAATATTTGGTGACAGAGCTACATTTGAGGCTGGAAATATTAAAATTCCGGTTTCTGAGATAGCTATTCAAACTGCTAAAGATTGGTTTAAAAGGAACCTTAGGTTTGTTGACCCGGATAGACATGTGATATATCAAGTTGAAATACAGCCGGGGTCACAGGCGCTTACAGATATTTTTAGGCGCGGCGGAAAAGTGCTTGAGGCGAACGATACTTCAGCCGCCGTTGGATGGGCACCTTTAACCAAAACAGAGAAAACTGTCTTAGAGCTAGAGAAGTATCTTAACTCTGAAAACTTTAAAAGAAGGTTTCCTGAGACTGGAGAAGATGTTAAAGTCATGGCCTTTCGAAGAAACAGAGAGCTAAAATTGACTGTTTCAATGGCTTTTGTGGATAGATTCATAAGCGATGAAAAGCATTACTTTGAGAGAAAAGAAGAAGTTCTTGGTGATATGGAAGAGTTTGTTAATAGGAGAAACTACGGCTTCGATAGAATTCACATAGAGCTGAACACTTTAGATACAGCAGGTAGAGGCGTTAACGGGGTCTATTTAACGGTTCTCGGAACAAGCGCTGATGGGGCTGATTCCGGACAAGTCGGTAGGGGGAACAGAGTTAATGGGCTTATATCGCTTAATAGGCCTCAGTGCTCAGAAGCTGCGGCCGGCAAGAACCCGGTTAGTCACGTTGGCAAAATATACAACCTATTAACTCATAGTCTAGCTGAGAAAATTTATAATGAGATAAATGATGTAGAGGAAGTTTACGTTTGGATGCTGAGCAAGATTGGTCAGCCCGTAGATCAGCCAGTTATAACTGCAGTGCAGCTTATGACAAAATCTGAATCGTATTTCAACGCTATAAGAAAGAGGGTTGAAGAAATCGTCAGATACGAGCTTGAAAATATAGATAGATTTATCGAAGATTTGATTTATGGAAGAATACCGGTATGCTAG
- a CDS encoding CBS domain-containing protein, producing the protein MIITGSLLKKMRIEAGLTQSQLAKMVGVSQAHIAKIESGKVDPRLSTVNKILQILTSKRGKKCKDIMTREVITITPKEKIKKVSEIMVKYGISQLPVVDRNKVVGMVTEEGIIRNLSSNISEELVEKIMEPPFPLVSEDTDISVIRPLLEMHPGVLVVSKGELVGIITRSDLLKVI; encoded by the coding sequence TTGATAATAACCGGCTCACTACTTAAAAAAATGAGAATTGAAGCTGGATTAACTCAAAGCCAGCTAGCAAAAATGGTTGGTGTCTCACAGGCACATATAGCTAAAATAGAGAGCGGGAAAGTTGATCCTAGATTATCAACAGTAAACAAAATCCTGCAAATATTGACTAGTAAGCGTGGAAAGAAATGCAAAGATATAATGACGCGTGAAGTTATAACAATAACGCCTAAGGAGAAGATAAAGAAGGTCAGTGAAATAATGGTAAAATATGGAATTTCACAGTTGCCAGTAGTTGACAGAAATAAAGTTGTTGGTATGGTGACTGAAGAAGGGATTATTCGAAACTTAAGCTCAAACATATCAGAAGAATTAGTTGAGAAAATTATGGAACCCCCGTTTCCGCTGGTATCTGAGGATACCGATATAAGCGTAATTAGACCATTACTGGAAATGCACCCTGGAGTATTAGTGGTTAGTAAGGGCGAATTGGTTGGAATTATAACTCGTTCAGACCTATTAAAGGTTATATAA
- a CDS encoding Lrp/AsnC family transcriptional regulator, with amino-acid sequence MGVNISPLDKIDDLDLKIIRLLQEDSRLSYNKIASELGISVGTAYNRIKKLENIGVLKSYTVLVDPMKLGYGTIAIIFIQAEGAHLVEVENEIAKNDNAIAVYDITGDFDIAVIARFKDRAELNSFVKKLLSMPHVKRTVTNVVLNVVKEDFRIKPLQ; translated from the coding sequence ATGGGGGTGAATATATCGCCACTTGATAAAATTGATGATTTAGATCTCAAAATAATTAGGTTATTGCAGGAGGATTCTAGACTAAGCTACAATAAAATAGCTAGCGAACTTGGAATATCCGTTGGAACAGCATATAATCGAATTAAGAAACTTGAAAATATCGGTGTTTTGAAGAGCTACACCGTGCTTGTTGACCCAATGAAACTAGGATACGGAACAATCGCTATCATATTCATTCAAGCTGAGGGAGCTCATCTAGTTGAAGTTGAGAATGAGATTGCGAAGAATGATAATGCCATTGCAGTTTACGATATAACCGGCGATTTTGATATAGCGGTAATAGCTAGGTTTAAAGATAGAGCGGAGTTAAACTCATTTGTCAAAAAGCTTTTATCAATGCCTCATGTTAAGCGCACGGTCACAAATGTAGTTTTAAACGTGGTGAAAGAAGATTTTAGAATTAAGCCTCTACAATAA